From Desmodus rotundus isolate HL8 chromosome 12, HLdesRot8A.1, whole genome shotgun sequence, one genomic window encodes:
- the LOC112313523 gene encoding pancreatic alpha-amylase, which translates to MKFFLLLSAMGLCWAQYAPNTKPGRTSIVHLFEWRWVDIALECERYLAPKGFGGVQISPPNENVIINHPSRPWWERYQPISYKLCTRSGNEEEFRDMVTRCNNVGVHVYVDAVINHMCGNGVGAGTSSTCGSYFNPGARDFPAVPFSGWDFNDGKCRTGSGDIENYSDPYQVRDCRLVGLLDLALEKDYVRSKVAEYLNHLVDLGVAGFRIDASKHMWPGDMKAVLGQLHPLNTTWFPEGSKPFIYQEVIDLGGEPIKSSEYFENGRVTEFKYGVKLGTVLRRWNGEKMAYLKSWGEGWGFMPSDRALVFVDNHDNQRGHGAGGASVLTFWDSRLYKMGVAFMLAHPYGFTRVMSSFRWPRYFENGKDINDWVGPPNNNGVIKEVTINPDTTCGNDWVCEHRWRQIRNMVMFRNVVDGQPFTNWWDNGSNQVAFGRGNRGFIVFNNDDWPLSLTLQTGLPAGTYCDVISGDKIDDDQCTGIKVYVSHDGNAHFSVSDSAEDPFIAIHAESKLHNLN; encoded by the exons ATGAagttctttctcttgctttcGGCCATGGGGCTCTGCTGGGCCCAGTATGCCCCGAACACCAAGCCCGGACGGACCTCCATCGTTCATCTGTTCGAGTGGCGCTGGGTCGATATTGCCCTTGAATGTGAGCGATACTTAGCTCCCAAAGGATTTGGAGGGGTTCAG ATCTCTCCACCCAATGAAAATGTTATAATCAATCACCCTTCAAGACCTTGGTGGGAAAGATACCAGCCAATCAGCTACAAGTTGTGTACGAGATCAGGGAACGAAGAGGAATTCAGAGACATGGTGACTCGATGTAACAACGTCGGT GTCCATGTCTACGTGGACGCCGTGATCAATCACATGTGTGGGAACGGTGTGGGAGCGGGAACCAGCAGCACTTGCGGGAGCTACTTCAACCCTGGAGCCAGGGACTTCCCCGCAGTGCCCTTCTCTGGGTGGGACTTCAATGATGGCAAATGCAGAACCGGCAGCGGAGACATCGAGAACTACAGTGACCCCTACCAG GTCAGAGACTGTCGCCTGGTTGGTCTCCTTGATCTTGCGCTGGAGAAGGACTACGTGCGCTCCAAGGTCGCCGAGTACCTGAACCACCTCGTTGACCTGGGCGTGGCAGGGTTCAGAATCGACGCCTCCAAGCACATGTGGCCTGGAGACATGAAGGCAGTTCTGGGGCAGCTGCATCCTCTGAACACAACCTGGTTCCCGGAAGGAAGTAAACCCTTCATTTACCAGGAG GTGATCGATCTGGGTGGCGAGCCGATCAAAAGCAGCGAGTACTTTGAAAACGGCCGTGTGACAGAGTTCAAGTACGGCGTGAAACTGGGCACAGTTCTGCGCAGGTGGAATGGAGAGAAGATGGCCTACCTGAA GAGCTGGGGCGAAGGCTGGGGCTTCATGCCGTCTGACCGCGCGCTCGTCTTTGTGGACAACCACGACAACCAGCGCGGACACGGGGCCGGAGGGGCGTCGGTCCTCACCTTCTGGGACTCTCG ACTGTACAAGATGGGCGTGGCGTTCATGCTCGCCCACCCTTACGGGTTCACACGGGTGATGTCGAGCTTCCGTTGGCCCAGGTATTTTGAGAACGGAAAA GATATTAATGATTGGGTCGGTCCACCAAATAATAATGGAGTAATTAAAGAAGTGACTATTAATCCAGACACTACTTGTGGCAACGACTGGGTCTGTGAGCATCGTTGGCGTCAGATAAG GAACATGGTTATGTTTCGTAATGTAGTCGATGGCCAGCCCTTCACAAACTGGTGGGACAATGGAAGCAACCAAGTAGCCTTTGGAAGAGGCAACAGAGGGTTCATCGTCTTTAACAACGACGACTG GCCATTATCTTTGACTTTGCAAACGGGCCTTCCTGCTGGCACGTACTGTGATGTTATTTCTGGAGATAAAATCGACGACGACCAGTGCACAGGAATTAAAGTCTATGTTTCTCACGACGGCAACGCCCACTTTTCTGTCAGTGACTCTGCCGAGGATCCGTTTATCGCAATTCATGCTGAATCTAAACTGCACAATTTGAATTAA